In uncultured Cohaesibacter sp., a genomic segment contains:
- the rsmD gene encoding 16S rRNA (guanine(966)-N(2))-methyltransferase RsmD, with protein MRIVGGRSKGKQLASPKSQDIRPTTDRVRETLFNILAHSYDNVVVDARVLDLFAGTGALGCEALSRGAKAALFVEDGVEGRGLIRTNMEALGLNGVAKIFRRDATKLGDVGTMEPFTLVFMDPPYNKGLGEQALASADRGGWLVPGALIVWEEDAKAELSIPEGFEQLEERSYGDTRLTFLSYKPQ; from the coding sequence ATGCGCATCGTAGGTGGACGCTCCAAAGGCAAACAGCTCGCAAGCCCGAAAAGTCAGGATATCAGACCGACAACCGACCGGGTGCGGGAAACGCTCTTCAACATCCTCGCCCACAGCTATGACAATGTCGTTGTCGATGCACGGGTGCTGGACCTGTTTGCCGGAACCGGGGCGCTGGGCTGCGAGGCCCTGTCTCGCGGGGCAAAGGCGGCCCTGTTTGTTGAGGATGGTGTCGAAGGGCGCGGGCTGATCCGTACCAACATGGAAGCCCTCGGTCTCAATGGTGTCGCCAAGATCTTCCGACGCGACGCCACCAAACTGGGGGATGTGGGCACGATGGAGCCCTTTACGCTGGTGTTCATGGACCCGCCCTACAACAAGGGACTTGGTGAACAGGCTCTGGCCAGTGCCGACAGGGGCGGATGGCTGGTCCCCGGCGCATTGATCGTCTGGGAAGAAGATGCCAAGGCCGAGCTTTCGATCCCGGAGGGTTTCGAACAGCTCGAAGAGCGCAGCTATGGCGACACCAGGCTGACGTTTCTCAGCTACAAACCGCAATAA
- a CDS encoding YkvA family protein: protein MTHFFEAIRSTVAKWAGLMKRDTLTVWIAARDPMTPWRAKVLAAAVAAYALSPVDLIPDFIPVLGWLDDLLIVPLGIWLVLKLLPPDVLVRCRAKAETLTLRPMSRAGLVAILLTWCLVATAVALLVLA from the coding sequence ATGACACATTTCTTCGAAGCGATCAGGTCAACGGTTGCAAAATGGGCAGGGTTGATGAAGCGGGATACGCTGACTGTATGGATCGCCGCTCGTGATCCGATGACGCCGTGGCGGGCGAAAGTGTTGGCGGCGGCTGTTGCCGCCTACGCGCTTTCGCCAGTCGACCTTATCCCGGATTTCATCCCTGTGCTTGGTTGGCTCGACGACCTGTTGATCGTGCCTCTGGGTATCTGGCTTGTCCTGAAACTGTTGCCGCCCGACGTGTTGGTGCGTTGCCGGGCGAAGGCCGAAACGCTCACCTTGCGGCCAATGAGCCGGGCAGGCCTCGTCGCCATCCTGCTGACATGGTGTCTTGTTGCCACTGCGGTTGCCCTGTTGGTCCTCGCCTGA
- a CDS encoding methyl-accepting chemotaxis protein, with protein sequence MINLNSIRAQFLKFIIGLLWLNVGLTAVFTLSLTSSSSWIAVAVALVGASVTTLSALKSRASLMTQDLSAVALASQVALIVYIFSEHPYQIDWHMYFFATLAVLAGWCNWRTIVIGAAVMGVHHLLLNFAYPMAVFPDGADIVRVLMHAAGLVLQAGVLIWLTATLAKAISAANEAIEQANVARNRATSLAEEQEQIQEREKARAGSIDKLIDQFQSNISDMLDRVGQHSNSLETIAKALFDKTESTLSQSREVATASTHATTNVETVASSAEELASSVDQISNQIGATQRVVLDTSRAAQNTNEKVASLDSSAQRIGQVLTLIRDIAEQTNLLALNATIEAARAGEAGKGFAVVAAEVKELANQTSKATEEISAQISDIQLATKDAVQAIEAIAASMQNVNSFTSSIADAVSQQGEATLEISSSIQKAAHGTTAVDANIDEVTASVSETSESAREVLKGSHSVAEETQRIRDQIASFLSSVRAA encoded by the coding sequence ATGATCAACCTCAATAGCATCAGAGCGCAATTTCTGAAATTCATCATAGGGCTTCTGTGGCTGAATGTCGGATTGACTGCTGTCTTTACCCTGTCCCTGACCAGCAGTAGCAGCTGGATCGCAGTGGCGGTTGCGCTGGTCGGAGCCAGCGTTACGACGCTTTCGGCGCTCAAGAGCCGTGCTTCCCTGATGACTCAGGATCTCAGCGCCGTGGCCCTTGCGTCTCAGGTCGCCCTGATTGTCTATATCTTCTCTGAACATCCCTACCAGATCGACTGGCACATGTATTTCTTTGCCACGCTGGCGGTTCTGGCTGGGTGGTGCAACTGGCGCACAATCGTGATTGGCGCGGCCGTGATGGGCGTCCATCATCTGTTGCTCAACTTCGCCTATCCGATGGCCGTGTTCCCGGATGGCGCTGACATTGTCCGGGTGCTGATGCATGCTGCCGGGCTGGTCCTGCAGGCCGGGGTTCTCATCTGGCTGACAGCAACGCTGGCAAAGGCCATTTCCGCCGCCAACGAGGCGATCGAGCAGGCCAACGTTGCCCGTAACAGGGCGACCTCTCTGGCTGAGGAACAAGAACAGATCCAGGAACGGGAAAAGGCCCGCGCTGGCTCGATTGACAAATTGATCGACCAGTTCCAGTCGAACATCAGCGACATGCTCGACCGTGTCGGTCAGCACAGCAACAGCCTGGAAACCATTGCGAAGGCTCTGTTCGACAAGACCGAGAGCACCCTTTCGCAGTCCCGCGAAGTGGCAACCGCCTCCACCCACGCGACGACCAATGTGGAAACAGTCGCCTCTTCGGCAGAAGAGCTTGCCTCTTCCGTCGACCAGATCTCCAACCAGATCGGCGCAACCCAGCGCGTTGTACTGGACACCTCCCGGGCAGCCCAGAACACCAACGAGAAAGTGGCAAGCCTTGACAGCTCGGCCCAGCGTATCGGGCAGGTTCTGACCTTGATCCGCGACATTGCCGAGCAGACCAACCTGCTGGCGCTCAACGCCACGATCGAAGCCGCCCGTGCAGGCGAAGCAGGCAAGGGCTTTGCGGTTGTGGCAGCCGAAGTCAAGGAGCTGGCCAACCAGACCTCCAAGGCGACCGAGGAAATTTCCGCCCAGATCAGCGACATCCAGCTGGCAACCAAGGACGCTGTACAGGCCATTGAGGCGATCGCCGCTTCGATGCAGAATGTCAACAGCTTCACCAGCTCGATTGCCGATGCGGTGTCGCAGCAGGGCGAGGCAACGCTTGAAATCAGCTCAAGCATCCAGAAGGCGGCCCATGGCACGACCGCCGTCGACGCCAACATCGATGAAGTCACCGCTTCGGTGTCCGAAACCTCCGAAAGCGCCCGCGAAGTGCTCAAGGGGTCCCACTCCGTGGCAGAGGAAACCCAGCGCATCCGCGATCAGATCGCAAGCTTCCTGTCGTCGGTCAGAGCGGCCTGA
- a CDS encoding DMT family transporter — MRLSGPFYAMLAVTIFAAQDTITKVIGSSYSPVQITMVRYWAFALFAIVWALRSKKGFRQAIHSNHLWLQIARSFLLVGQIIISILSFAYVGLAMSQAIFAASPLLVAILSVPLLGETVGWRRWLAIIIGMSGMMLIINPFGQELSPWLFMPVLCTITLGFYNIMTRIAGRHDTAFVSFFYTGVIGLIVTSIIGPFFWAPITPVDWLWLGALCVTSVSGHYFLIKALALTEAVTVQTITYFQLVYELLIGYFIFTEDVTMVMLLGCVIVVAAGAFTIWREHAVKRASQKALKAAAAASQPL, encoded by the coding sequence ATGAGACTTTCCGGTCCCTTCTACGCAATGCTTGCCGTCACGATTTTTGCCGCTCAGGACACCATTACAAAGGTCATCGGCTCCAGCTATTCTCCGGTGCAGATCACCATGGTCCGCTATTGGGCGTTTGCGCTGTTTGCCATTGTCTGGGCGCTGAGATCGAAGAAGGGCTTCCGACAGGCGATCCATTCCAATCATCTCTGGCTGCAGATCGCACGCAGCTTTCTGCTGGTTGGCCAGATCATCATCTCCATTCTCAGCTTCGCCTATGTGGGCCTTGCCATGAGCCAGGCGATCTTTGCGGCCAGTCCGCTGTTGGTTGCGATCCTCTCGGTGCCGCTGCTGGGCGAAACGGTTGGCTGGCGGCGCTGGCTGGCGATCATCATCGGCATGAGCGGCATGATGCTGATCATCAACCCGTTCGGACAGGAACTGTCACCGTGGCTCTTCATGCCGGTTCTCTGTACCATAACGCTGGGCTTCTACAACATCATGACCCGCATCGCGGGGCGGCACGATACGGCATTCGTCAGTTTCTTCTATACCGGCGTCATTGGCCTGATCGTGACCAGCATCATCGGCCCCTTCTTCTGGGCCCCGATCACTCCGGTCGACTGGCTGTGGCTCGGTGCGCTGTGTGTGACCAGCGTGAGCGGCCACTATTTCCTCATCAAGGCGCTGGCCCTGACCGAAGCCGTGACCGTCCAGACCATCACCTATTTCCAGCTGGTCTATGAACTGCTCATTGGCTATTTCATCTTCACCGAAGACGTGACCATGGTCATGCTGCTCGGCTGCGTCATTGTCGTGGCGGCCGGAGCTTTCACCATCTGGCGCGAACATGCTGTCAAGCGCGCCAGTCAGAAGGCATTGAAAGCAGCGGCTGCGGCCTCCCAGCCGCTCTGA
- a CDS encoding universal stress protein, which translates to MAIKDVVCILDIETDLTTATVQIANELASQMDAHLTGVAPLIEPIVPALMVQPVPDQFITDARNRAKDKAESAIERFAEYAEVNGTQFETRILDIMPGGLDTLLNHARMCDLIVIGQDHPDRPEPLRADLIEAALFDSGRPILLVPYVGVEAFSAKKILVAWDGSKTSAHAVYAAMSILEKADEVQVVMVDAEKLHLPGDPGADLAVYLSRHGVNVTVQKIPSTEGGASDALVKHIEANGNDLVVMGGYGHSRVREFILGGVTRDMLDTMPVPCLMAH; encoded by the coding sequence ATGGCCATTAAAGACGTTGTCTGCATATTGGACATTGAAACGGATCTTACGACAGCCACGGTACAGATCGCCAACGAACTAGCCTCCCAGATGGACGCCCATCTGACAGGTGTCGCACCACTGATCGAACCGATTGTTCCGGCACTCATGGTACAACCTGTCCCAGATCAGTTTATTACCGACGCCAGAAACAGGGCCAAAGACAAGGCGGAATCCGCGATCGAGCGCTTTGCCGAATATGCCGAAGTCAATGGCACCCAGTTTGAGACCCGCATTCTGGACATCATGCCCGGCGGCCTTGACACGCTGCTCAATCATGCCCGCATGTGCGATTTGATCGTGATCGGGCAGGACCACCCGGACCGTCCCGAACCGCTGAGAGCAGACCTCATCGAAGCAGCCCTGTTCGATTCCGGACGTCCTATCTTGCTGGTGCCTTATGTCGGGGTAGAAGCCTTCTCGGCCAAGAAGATTCTGGTCGCCTGGGACGGTTCGAAGACATCGGCGCATGCCGTTTATGCCGCCATGTCGATTCTTGAAAAGGCCGACGAGGTGCAGGTGGTGATGGTTGATGCAGAAAAGCTGCATCTGCCGGGTGATCCGGGGGCCGATCTGGCGGTTTATCTCTCCCGCCATGGTGTCAACGTGACCGTCCAGAAGATCCCCTCCACCGAGGGCGGCGCTTCTGATGCGCTCGTCAAGCACATAGAAGCCAACGGCAACGATCTGGTTGTCATGGGGGGCTATGGCCACAGCCGCGTCAGAGAATTCATTCTTGGCGGCGTAACGCGCGACATGCTCGATACCATGCCAGTGCCGTGCCTGATGGCTCATTGA
- a CDS encoding GNAT family N-acetyltransferase, whose translation MRPEDEALFPSFFAHVTDDDMRLRFFSAARSMSHAFIARLTQIDYARSMAFIALDKDSGEMLGSVRLMGDTDHEKGEYAVMVRSDLKGLGLGWILMKLILAYAEKDGFREVEGEVLRSNQTMRQMCEALGFDTRMDPDDPDLVHMVFQVPDISDKIANLI comes from the coding sequence ATGCGACCGGAAGACGAAGCCCTGTTTCCTTCCTTCTTTGCCCACGTCACCGATGATGACATGCGCCTGCGCTTCTTCTCGGCAGCGCGCAGCATGAGCCACGCCTTCATCGCCCGCCTGACGCAGATCGATTATGCCCGCTCCATGGCCTTCATCGCGCTGGACAAGGACAGCGGAGAAATGCTCGGCTCCGTGCGCCTGATGGGCGATACGGACCATGAGAAAGGCGAATATGCGGTCATGGTGCGGTCAGATCTCAAAGGGTTAGGGCTGGGCTGGATCCTGATGAAACTGATCCTTGCCTATGCGGAGAAGGATGGCTTCAGGGAAGTGGAAGGCGAAGTGCTACGTTCCAACCAGACCATGCGGCAGATGTGTGAAGCCCTCGGGTTTGACACGCGGATGGATCCGGATGATCCGGATCTGGTGCACATGGTCTTTCAGGTGCCCGATATATCAGACAAGATCGCGAACCTCATCTGA
- a CDS encoding GDYXXLXY domain-containing protein, protein MRRHLILLALLPVLAVLNYSLFERETLRREGELVLLELAPVDPRSLMQGDYMRLRYKAEQKAGAAWKRLIEEDPDLETRGPASRKIVLSLDDKARASFDRFHREGEALAPQERLLSFRFLPDKGSNSVRIEPQSFFFQEGHGDQFNAARFGMMHLGHDGDHMLVGLANEAGAEITP, encoded by the coding sequence ATGAGACGGCATCTGATTCTGCTGGCGTTGCTGCCTGTTCTGGCCGTCCTCAACTATTCGCTGTTTGAGCGGGAAACCTTGCGACGCGAGGGAGAGCTGGTGTTGCTCGAACTGGCCCCTGTCGATCCCCGTTCCCTGATGCAGGGTGACTATATGCGCCTGCGCTATAAGGCCGAACAGAAGGCCGGAGCGGCGTGGAAACGCCTGATCGAAGAGGATCCAGATCTTGAAACCCGGGGGCCGGCCTCTCGCAAGATCGTGCTCAGCCTTGATGACAAGGCAAGGGCAAGCTTTGACCGCTTCCACAGGGAGGGTGAGGCACTCGCCCCGCAAGAGCGCCTGCTCAGCTTCCGCTTTCTGCCCGACAAGGGCAGTAACAGCGTTCGGATCGAGCCTCAGTCCTTTTTCTTTCAGGAAGGCCATGGCGACCAGTTCAATGCGGCCCGCTTTGGCATGATGCATCTGGGCCACGACGGGGACCATATGCTTGTCGGGCTGGCAAATGAGGCCGGGGCGGAAATCACGCCGTAG
- a CDS encoding DUF4401 domain-containing protein, with product MTEMPNPKVFRFLMEAPGVLDWLKHLRDSQRIDAHQLDAIARDVLVIKTRRTEEAPIYLRALSAIGAIISGFLFLYLLYLFGLFDLSMVNLSVNGLVFIGLASLLYRLGLKKTSLSGDFYIQLALTFLQVGKFALVAGLGQIVHDAFDLNWFWTISAILGLVMVLSFVAFPSSIERFVAAFVFLASLWISLLADSPRNLELVGFDLLLVAHILALAALLRWPGLRQSLTSFYDALLLSLCLAIGLIESFVNGGESYWGDLSEKLQMFLGFGYKWSIQVTLAITLGALILWVAGRKGRLGQQTEPIIAAFVGVLALALLSNAGILLAMGLMILGFATHRQVHILLGLLFSLVFGFIYYYMLDLSLLQKSLILIASGVILLIGSGYIYWRGWSSSPDEGAASNATGSPAPSVVTRRRSL from the coding sequence ATGACCGAGATGCCAAACCCGAAGGTCTTCCGCTTCCTGATGGAAGCACCCGGCGTGCTTGACTGGCTGAAGCATCTGCGCGACAGCCAACGGATCGACGCCCATCAGCTCGATGCGATCGCGCGGGACGTCCTTGTCATCAAGACCCGCAGAACGGAAGAGGCACCCATCTACCTCAGGGCTCTCAGTGCGATCGGGGCCATCATTTCCGGCTTCCTGTTTCTCTATCTGCTCTATCTGTTCGGCCTGTTTGATCTCAGCATGGTCAACCTCAGCGTCAACGGTCTGGTCTTCATCGGGCTGGCGTCGCTGCTCTATCGGCTCGGATTGAAGAAGACCAGCCTCAGTGGTGATTTCTACATCCAGCTTGCCCTGACCTTCCTGCAGGTTGGCAAATTCGCTCTGGTCGCAGGGCTGGGCCAGATCGTGCATGACGCGTTCGATCTCAACTGGTTCTGGACAATCTCGGCCATTCTCGGACTGGTGATGGTGCTCAGCTTCGTGGCGTTTCCATCTTCCATCGAGCGCTTCGTTGCTGCCTTTGTCTTTCTGGCCTCGCTGTGGATCAGCCTGTTGGCCGATAGCCCGCGCAATCTGGAGCTTGTCGGCTTCGACCTGTTGCTGGTGGCCCATATTCTGGCGCTTGCCGCCCTGCTGCGCTGGCCGGGGTTGCGGCAGTCACTGACGTCCTTCTATGACGCGCTGCTGCTGTCGCTCTGTCTGGCAATCGGCCTTATCGAGAGCTTTGTCAACGGCGGTGAGAGCTATTGGGGTGACCTGTCGGAAAAGCTGCAGATGTTCCTTGGGTTTGGCTACAAGTGGTCGATCCAGGTCACGCTGGCGATCACGTTAGGCGCGCTGATCCTCTGGGTTGCCGGTCGCAAGGGCAGGCTTGGCCAGCAAACAGAACCGATCATTGCTGCCTTCGTCGGTGTGCTGGCATTAGCGCTGCTGTCGAATGCCGGCATCCTGCTCGCCATGGGGCTGATGATCCTCGGCTTTGCCACCCACCGGCAGGTTCACATCCTGCTGGGGTTGCTGTTCTCGCTGGTCTTCGGCTTTATCTACTATTACATGCTGGATCTGTCACTGTTGCAGAAATCCCTGATTCTCATTGCGTCAGGGGTCATTCTGCTCATCGGGTCGGGCTATATCTACTGGCGCGGCTGGTCCAGCAGCCCCGATGAGGGCGCAGCAAGCAATGCAACGGGCAGCCCTGCGCCGTCAGTCGTCACGCGGAGGCGCAGCCTATGA
- a CDS encoding DUF2157 domain-containing protein — MESKPEGPSSFELLRSVSIDRHLLDELTTRGTIDPDLRLESLGWLHPGRLWARWTMVMLMAFGAGLVLAGIVFFFAFNWASIPDLVKLGLIECAIILTALGAWLLPQEALPGRLLLLAAAVLTGVFLAVFGQIYQTGADAWQFFALWVVLITLWTAIGRFLPLWVLWLLLANLSFYLWWSDQPGLEDDHTSLMYLVHALANGVVLLVREWLLPDPVEAEGEAFGWLAPRWTRWLLLAAMLSFLFPTLMIWIANWDMASASVALSALVAAGVTLVLFLAFRFWRPDVPALAMELLMVCILVIMAVAIIMFDDIFASLGTTFFTAIAAVACFGGAAGYLRGLLARGIDEQETGS, encoded by the coding sequence ATGGAAAGCAAGCCAGAAGGTCCATCAAGCTTTGAACTGCTCAGGAGTGTGAGCATCGATCGTCATCTGCTGGACGAACTGACCACCAGAGGCACGATCGATCCGGACCTGCGGCTGGAAAGCCTTGGCTGGCTCCATCCCGGCCGCCTCTGGGCGCGCTGGACGATGGTGATGCTGATGGCTTTTGGAGCCGGCCTCGTGCTGGCGGGGATTGTCTTTTTCTTCGCCTTCAACTGGGCCTCCATCCCCGATCTGGTCAAGCTCGGTCTCATCGAATGCGCGATCATTCTCACCGCGCTTGGTGCATGGTTGTTGCCGCAGGAGGCCTTGCCCGGTCGCCTGTTGCTGCTTGCCGCCGCGGTGCTGACCGGCGTCTTTCTGGCGGTCTTCGGCCAGATCTACCAGACCGGTGCCGACGCCTGGCAGTTCTTTGCGCTTTGGGTGGTTCTGATCACCCTCTGGACCGCCATCGGGCGGTTCCTGCCGCTCTGGGTGCTGTGGCTGCTGCTTGCCAACCTGTCCTTTTATCTCTGGTGGAGCGATCAGCCGGGGCTGGAAGATGACCACACCAGCCTGATGTATCTGGTCCATGCGCTGGCCAACGGGGTGGTGTTGTTGGTCCGTGAATGGCTGCTGCCAGATCCTGTCGAGGCTGAGGGCGAAGCCTTTGGCTGGCTCGCGCCACGCTGGACACGCTGGCTGCTGCTGGCTGCCATGTTGAGCTTCCTGTTCCCGACGCTGATGATCTGGATTGCCAATTGGGATATGGCAAGTGCCTCTGTTGCCCTGTCGGCTCTGGTTGCCGCCGGGGTCACGCTGGTGCTGTTTCTGGCCTTTCGCTTCTGGCGACCGGATGTGCCAGCGCTGGCCATGGAACTGCTGATGGTCTGCATTCTGGTCATTATGGCGGTGGCCATCATCATGTTCGACGATATTTTCGCCTCTCTGGGAACCACATTCTTCACCGCCATCGCGGCCGTTGCCTGCTTCGGCGGGGCGGCGGGCTATCTGCGCGGCCTGTTGGCGCGCGGCATTGATGAACAGGAGACCGGGTCATGA
- a CDS encoding multidrug effflux MFS transporter — MTKQNGLHSAGAADNQARGARATHIAEPNMPFVEFIILMALLMSLAALCTDSIMPAFSVIGAELGHSSPQDLQKIITIFFAGLAIGQLIYGPLSDQIGRKKGMAIGLVIFIIGNVMSWFSTSFEMLLLGRFLQGFGAAGPRIVMIALIRDLYAGREMARIMSFVMGLFIFVPALAPVSGQVIMAVAGWRSVFFSFILLATMGGIWLAIRQNETLHVSRRIKVTPRNLLNGSKVIFTTPSCVGYMVAAGFVQGPFMLYLSTAQDLFQTTYGLGTYFPFAFAGLAISVGFASFTNSRLVLKFGMRYLVRRALYAMITLAALAILCSLPFGFVPELWMLFVFFCPMFFSVGLLFGNMNTLAMEEVGRVAGMASAWIGAVSTLIAMTIATVMGQIYDGSILALLVSFLVGGSVTLLLTTLTERWRERKDKAAEASA; from the coding sequence ATGACAAAACAGAACGGTCTGCATTCTGCAGGGGCCGCTGACAATCAGGCGCGAGGTGCCCGGGCAACGCATATTGCCGAGCCCAACATGCCTTTCGTGGAATTCATCATCCTGATGGCACTCTTGATGTCGCTTGCGGCTCTGTGCACGGATTCCATCATGCCCGCATTCTCGGTCATCGGAGCCGAGCTTGGTCACTCTTCGCCGCAGGATCTGCAGAAGATCATCACCATCTTTTTTGCCGGGCTTGCCATCGGCCAGTTGATCTATGGCCCGCTCTCCGATCAGATCGGCCGCAAGAAGGGAATGGCTATCGGGCTGGTGATCTTCATCATAGGCAACGTGATGAGCTGGTTCTCGACCAGCTTCGAGATGTTGCTGCTTGGTCGCTTCCTTCAAGGTTTCGGTGCTGCCGGACCGCGCATCGTCATGATCGCGCTGATCCGCGATCTCTATGCCGGTCGAGAAATGGCCCGCATCATGTCCTTTGTCATGGGGCTGTTCATTTTCGTGCCCGCTCTGGCGCCGGTCTCCGGTCAGGTCATCATGGCGGTTGCGGGTTGGCGGTCGGTGTTCTTCTCCTTCATTCTCCTTGCCACGATGGGCGGCATCTGGCTGGCGATCCGCCAGAACGAGACCCTGCATGTCTCAAGGCGCATCAAGGTGACGCCAAGAAATCTGCTCAACGGCTCGAAGGTGATCTTCACGACACCAAGCTGTGTCGGTTACATGGTCGCTGCGGGCTTTGTGCAGGGGCCTTTCATGCTCTATCTGAGCACGGCGCAGGACCTGTTTCAGACCACCTATGGGCTTGGCACCTATTTTCCCTTCGCCTTTGCCGGTCTGGCGATCTCGGTTGGCTTTGCCTCCTTCACGAACAGTCGTCTGGTTCTGAAATTCGGCATGCGCTATCTGGTCCGCCGGGCGCTCTACGCCATGATCACCCTTGCCGCACTGGCGATCCTGTGCAGCCTGCCGTTCGGCTTCGTACCGGAACTCTGGATGCTGTTTGTCTTCTTCTGCCCGATGTTTTTCAGCGTGGGCCTGCTGTTCGGCAACATGAACACGCTTGCCATGGAAGAGGTCGGTCGCGTGGCGGGCATGGCCTCTGCATGGATCGGTGCCGTCTCGACCCTCATCGCCATGACCATCGCCACGGTGATGGGCCAGATCTATGACGGATCCATTCTGGCGCTGCTGGTAAGCTTTCTGGTTGGCGGTTCGGTGACGCTGCTCCTGACCACTCTCACCGAGCGCTGGCGTGAGCGCAAGGACAAGGCCGCAGAAGCCTCTGCGTAA
- a CDS encoding cache domain-containing protein — translation MLSSILSLLPRWARGLSAKIYSIVFLAVLGIGVLTLQASLVSKVELKKSKAEELHHLVETALSTINALQNDVKAGNLTESKAKETAMSLLAKLRYNGADYFWINSMDHRMLMHGTDPSTIGKDFTEAKDPDGLLYFQEFVKVGRQPGGGVVEYSWPHPGSTKPAPKLSYVQAYEPWGWIVGTGTYIDDLDALFWENLEDLLASAATVFLIIALVSFILATSLTRPIHRIVQSMLQLAEGNLDVEVDLSDRQDEIGNMNRALLIFRDNARERKALEQRQAQRDAEAEAEKCRMVGEMADAFDKQVGSVITQVQQAAQQLGTESNGLAHRSLENNERLQAVQSAMEEASTNVEAVASASEEMSVSICEISHQVTESGKVSQNAVDEVKRASNVISTLSNASLAIGKIVGLIQDIAAQTNLLALNATIEAARAGEAGKGFAVVAAEVKDLAAQTGKATEEISGQISAIQTSIGNAVEAVSEVELTIHQMTAISGTIAAAVEQQGVAAGEISENIVHAATGTREIANNTNVMSDLVKSNSESAETMSDNTNRLREQIEVLADQVEIFLTTIRQQSTQNPVVEKVKLTG, via the coding sequence ATGCTGTCATCCATTTTGTCTCTATTACCCCGTTGGGCACGCGGCCTGAGTGCCAAAATATATTCTATTGTGTTTTTGGCAGTCCTCGGAATTGGGGTCCTCACCCTGCAGGCCAGCCTAGTCAGCAAAGTTGAACTCAAGAAATCCAAGGCCGAAGAACTACATCACCTGGTAGAGACCGCGCTTTCGACCATCAATGCCTTGCAAAATGACGTCAAGGCGGGAAACCTTACAGAAAGCAAGGCCAAGGAAACAGCCATGAGCCTTCTGGCCAAGTTGCGATACAATGGCGCAGATTACTTCTGGATCAACAGCATGGATCACCGCATGCTGATGCACGGAACCGACCCCTCGACCATCGGCAAGGACTTTACCGAAGCCAAAGACCCGGACGGGCTGTTGTATTTTCAGGAATTTGTCAAGGTTGGCCGTCAGCCGGGTGGTGGCGTTGTCGAATACTCATGGCCCCATCCGGGCAGTACAAAGCCAGCTCCCAAGCTATCCTACGTTCAGGCCTATGAGCCTTGGGGCTGGATTGTCGGCACGGGCACCTACATTGACGATCTGGATGCCCTGTTCTGGGAAAACTTGGAAGATCTGCTCGCCAGTGCAGCAACCGTTTTCCTGATCATTGCACTGGTCTCGTTTATCTTGGCCACGTCCCTTACGCGCCCAATCCACCGGATTGTCCAATCGATGCTACAACTGGCAGAGGGCAATCTTGATGTCGAAGTCGACCTCAGCGACCGGCAAGACGAGATCGGCAACATGAACCGGGCCTTGCTGATTTTCCGGGATAACGCCAGAGAGCGGAAGGCACTGGAACAACGGCAGGCCCAGCGGGATGCCGAAGCGGAAGCCGAAAAATGCCGCATGGTTGGTGAAATGGCCGACGCCTTTGACAAGCAGGTTGGCTCGGTCATCACCCAGGTGCAGCAGGCGGCTCAGCAGTTGGGCACGGAATCCAACGGACTTGCCCATCGCTCCCTGGAGAATAACGAGCGGCTACAGGCGGTCCAGTCTGCCATGGAAGAAGCAAGTACCAATGTCGAGGCCGTCGCCAGCGCATCGGAAGAGATGTCTGTCTCCATCTGCGAAATCTCCCATCAGGTCACCGAAAGTGGCAAGGTTTCGCAAAATGCCGTTGATGAAGTGAAGCGGGCAAGCAATGTGATTTCCACCCTCTCCAACGCTTCGCTTGCCATCGGCAAGATTGTTGGCCTCATACAGGATATCGCCGCCCAGACCAACCTGTTGGCGCTCAATGCCACCATAGAGGCCGCCCGAGCTGGCGAGGCGGGCAAGGGTTTTGCCGTGGTGGCAGCCGAGGTGAAAGATCTTGCAGCCCAGACAGGCAAGGCCACGGAAGAGATTTCCGGCCAGATTTCCGCTATCCAAACCAGCATCGGCAACGCCGTTGAGGCCGTAAGCGAAGTGGAACTCACCATTCATCAGATGACCGCCATTTCCGGCACGATTGCAGCCGCTGTGGAACAGCAGGGCGTGGCCGCTGGCGAGATCAGCGAAAACATTGTTCATGCCGCTACAGGAACTCGCGAAATCGCCAACAACACCAACGTCATGAGCGATCTTGTCAAGTCGAACTCGGAAAGCGCCGAGACCATGTCGGACAACACCAACAGGCTCAGAGAGCAGATTGAAGTTCTGGCCGATCAGGTCGAAATTTTCCTGACAACCATTCGGCAACAGAGTACGCAGAACCCTGTAGTAGAGAAAGTTAAACTTACCGGTTAA